The nucleotide sequence TCCACGCCCGTCGGTCGCCAGCTCGGCGCGCAGGCCGCGCAGAACGTGCTGCGCGTCTCGCTCGAGCTGGGCGGCAACGCCCCCTTCGTGGTCTTCGCCGACGCCGACATCGACAAGGCCGTGGACGGCGCCATGGCGGCGAAGTTCCGCAACGTCGGGCAGGCGTGCACGGCGGCGAACCGCTTCATCGTCGAGGCGTCGATCGCGGAGGCCTTCGCCGACCGGCTGCAGGAGCGCATCGACCGGATGCGCATAGGCCGCGGCACCGAGGAGGGCGTCACGGTCGGCCCGCTCATCGACGGCCGCGCGGTCGACAAGGCCGACCGCCTCGTGCGCGACGCGGTCGATCGCGGCGCCACCGTGCGCGCGGGCGGCGAGCCGCAGGACGGTGCCGGCCACTTCTACCCGCCGACCCTCATCACGGGCGTCGCCGAGGGCAGCGACATCCTGCGCGAGGAGATCTTCGGGCCGGTGGTCGCGATCGTGCCCTTCGACGACGAGGACGACGCGGTGCGCCTCGCCAACGACACCGAGTTCGGCCTCGTGTCCTACGTCTTCACGCGCGACCTCGCGCGCGGGCAGCGCATGATCGAGCGGCTCGAGACGGGCATGACGGGCTTCAACATGGGCGTCATCTCCAACGCGGCCGCGCCGTTCGGCGGCGTGAAGCAGTCGGGGCTCGGTCGCGAGGGCGGGCTCGAGGGGATCCACGAGTACCTGAACACGAAGTACACGCTCACGCCCGACCCGTTCGCCTCGTAGTGGCGCACGTCGTCCCGGTCGACGACCTCGCGGATCCGCGGCTCGCCGACTACAGCCACCGCACCGACGTCGCCCTCCGCAAGGCCGAGGGCGCGGGCCACGGGATCTACCTGGCCGAGTCCGCGCTGGTGCTCGAGCGGGCGCTCCGGGCCGGGCACGCGCCGCGGTCCGTGCTCGCGCTGGGCGGCACGGTCGACGAGGCGCTCGCGCTGGTCGGCGACCGGGACGTGCCGGTGTTCACCGGGCCGGGCGAGCTGCTCGCGGAGCTCACCGGGTACGTGCTGCACCGCGGCGTCGTCGCGTCGCTCGACCGGCCGGCGCTCCCCTCGGTCGCGTCGCTGCTCGCGGACGCCCGGCGCGTGGTGGTGCTCGAGGACGTGGTGGATCCCACCAACGTCGGCGCGATCTTCCGCTCGGTCGGGGCCATCGGGGCGGATGCGGTGCTCGTCACGCCGCGCTGCACGGATCCGTTCTACCGTCGCGCCATCCGCGTCAGCATGGGCACCGTGCTGCAGGTGCCGTGGACGCGAACGGGGGAGTGGCCGGAGACGCGGGCCGCCCTCGCCGACGCCGGCTTCCACGTCGCGGCGCTGGCGCTGACCCCGGGCGCCGTGTCGATCCGGGACTTCCCGGCCGAGGAGCACGAGCGGCTCGCCATCGTGCTCGGGTCGGAGGGGCCCGGGCTGTCCGCGGAGGCGATCAGCTCGGCGGACACCGTCGTGCGGATCCCCATGGCGCACGGCATCGACTCGCTCAACGTGGCGGCGGCCAGCGCGGTCGCG is from Clavibacter sp. A6099 and encodes:
- a CDS encoding TrmH family RNA methyltransferase, translating into MAHVVPVDDLADPRLADYSHRTDVALRKAEGAGHGIYLAESALVLERALRAGHAPRSVLALGGTVDEALALVGDRDVPVFTGPGELLAELTGYVLHRGVVASLDRPALPSVASLLADARRVVVLEDVVDPTNVGAIFRSVGAIGADAVLVTPRCTDPFYRRAIRVSMGTVLQVPWTRTGEWPETRAALADAGFHVAALALTPGAVSIRDFPAEEHERLAIVLGSEGPGLSAEAISSADTVVRIPMAHGIDSLNVAAASAVALYALT
- a CDS encoding NAD-dependent succinate-semialdehyde dehydrogenase yields the protein MTASTETDLLSGTPTTLLIGGEQVDAEGDATFEVRDPATDAVIARVADASPADGARALDAAVAAQAAWAATAPRARGEILRRAFDLLQERKDEFALLMTLEMGKPLAESLGEVTYGGEFLRWFSEEAVRITGRYGTNPEGTGRMIVSQHPVGPVLLITPWNFPLAMATRKIAPALAAGCTVVIKPADLTPLTTLRFAELLAEAGLPAGVLNVIPTTRAADVTGPLIADPRLRKLSFTGSTPVGRQLGAQAAQNVLRVSLELGGNAPFVVFADADIDKAVDGAMAAKFRNVGQACTAANRFIVEASIAEAFADRLQERIDRMRIGRGTEEGVTVGPLIDGRAVDKADRLVRDAVDRGATVRAGGEPQDGAGHFYPPTLITGVAEGSDILREEIFGPVVAIVPFDDEDDAVRLANDTEFGLVSYVFTRDLARGQRMIERLETGMTGFNMGVISNAAAPFGGVKQSGLGREGGLEGIHEYLNTKYTLTPDPFAS